The Fusarium musae strain F31 chromosome 10, whole genome shotgun sequence genome window below encodes:
- a CDS encoding hypothetical protein (EggNog:ENOG41) yields the protein MADDHASKAISAYGAGINHTPNLDRIAKNGMLFNHCYVTNSICTPSRAAILTGTHNHVNGVMTLDNHINKHMPNVAKHMRTGGYRTAMVGKWHLGKGEPHEPTGFDYWSVLPGQGDYWDPDFIEMPPGGKGAGIERYETGYVTDIITDKCLEWIGATESSGKPFFVMCHHKAPHRSWECDTKHKNLYADKPIKVPETYDDDYKNRAKAARVAKMRVAEDLTYQDLGLVQPDGGRSVGERVTQESGSAQRKIPTDPSIKLIDKDDGTVFTFTTPAELSAFKFQRYMQRYLRVIQSVDDNVGRMLDYLDQKGLTENTLVIYTSDQGFFLGEHGWFDKRFMYEESFQMPFLAQFPKQIPAGSVSNEIFCNVDFAPTFLELAGIKTPNYMQGKSALPLMRGGSVTGPEWENVAYHRYWMHNDVIHQAYAHYGCRNQRYKLIYWYNEDLGVVGARPGRADDIDEPEEKEWELFDCEKDPLELFNLYNDTAYSDVVKHMTGLLEAKMEHIGDDPIHLRLSGPSKGVPAAVKYAEQNGVRPEDVLKQKL from the coding sequence atggcagatGACCATGCGTCCAAGGCCATCAGTGCTTACGGCGCTGGCATAAACCATACGCCAAATCTAGATCGGATTGCTAAGAACGGCATGCTCTTCAACCACTGTTATGTAACAAACTCCATCTGTACACCTTCTCGAGCAGCTATTCTTACAGGCACACACAACCATGTGAATGGCGTCATGACGCTCGATAACCACATCAACAAGCATATGCCCAACGTAGCGAAGCACATGCGCACGGGCGGATACCGCACGGCCATGGTTGGCAAATGGCATCTGGGTAAAGGCGAACCACACGAGCCGACCGGGTTCGACTACTGGAGCGTCTTGCCAGGCCAAGGAGACTACTGGGACCCCGACTTCATCGAAATGCCCCCCGGCGGCAAAGGTGCGGGCATCGAGCGTTACGAAACAGGATATGTCACGGACATCATCACCGACAAGTGCCTCGAGTGGATAGGTGCCACTGAGAGTTCTGGCAAGCCCTTCTTTGTGATGTGCCATCACAAAGCTCCTCACCGATCATGGGAATGCGATACAAAGCACAAGAACCTGTACGCCGACAAGCCGATCAAGGTTCCAGAGACGTACGACGATGACTACAAGAATCGAGCCAAAGCTGCCAGAGTAGCCAAGATGCGCGTAGCCGAGGACTTGACGTATCAGGATCTTGGACTCGTTCAACCTGATGGAGGTCGGTCGGTGGGCGAGCGCGTCACTCAGGAGTCTGGCTCGGCCCAACGCAAGATCCCAACGGACCCGAGCATTAAGCTGATTGACAAAGACGACGGTACTGTTTTCACCTTCACTACACCTGCCGAGCTGTCGGCCTTCAAGTTCCAGCGCTACATGCAGCGTTACCTTCGCGTGATCCAATCGGTGGATGACAATGTAGGGCGCATGCTGGATTACCTTGACCAAAAGGGACTTACCGAGAATACGCTTGTTATATACACCTCGGACcaaggcttcttcttgggtgaGCATGGGTGGTTCGACAAGCGGTTTATGTACGAGGAATCTTTCCAGATGCCCTTCCTGGCACAGTTCCCGAAGCAGATTCCAGCTGGCTCTGTCAGCAACGAGATATTCTGCAACGTCGACTTTGCCCCGACCTTTCTCGAGCTAGCAGGCATCAAGACCCCGAACTATATGCAAGGCAAATCGGCATTGCCTCTGATGCGCGGAGGATCCGTGACGGGCCCGGAATGGGAGAACGTCGCGTATCACCGATACTGGATGCACAATGATGTTATTCACCAGGCTTATGCGCACTACGGCTGTCGCAATCAGCggtataagcttatttactGGTACAACGAGGACCTTGGAGTTGTAGGTGCGCGGCCTGGAAGGGCAGACGATATTGATGAGCCagaggagaaagaatggGAGCTATTCGATTGCGAGAAGGACCCTCTCGAGCTCTTCAATCTGTATAATGATACTGCGTACAGCGATGTGGTCAAGCACATGACAGGTCTCCTCGAGGCTAAGATGGAGCATATTGGAGATGATCCGATCCATCTCCGGCTGAGTGGTCCAAGTAAAGGTGTGCCAGCAGCAGTCAAGTATGCAGAACAGAACGGCGTGCGACCCGAGGATGTGCTGAAGCAGAAGTTGTGA